A genomic region of Micromonospora sp. NBC_01796 contains the following coding sequences:
- a CDS encoding sigma-70 family RNA polymerase sigma factor: MIENDWLSERFAEHRDRLHAVAYRMLRSSGDAEDAVQEAWLRVSRADTDKVENPAGWLTTIVARVCLNMLEARRARREEPVGALPPEPATPHATTPTGPVDPEDEALLADSVGVALMVVLDTLTPAERLAFVLHDVFDVSFAEIGAIVDRSPAAARQLASRARRRVQGAAAASDAARSRKRDVIAAFLAASRNGDFDALLTLLDPDAVTGGAQGAHAVAATFAGRAQAARPALVNGVPAAVYAYRGLPKAVFTFTISNDKITSIAIDADPDRLRDLDIVFLSTGDRERG; the protein is encoded by the coding sequence ATGATCGAGAACGACTGGCTGAGCGAACGGTTCGCCGAGCACCGGGACCGCCTGCACGCGGTGGCGTACCGGATGCTCCGCTCGTCCGGCGACGCCGAGGACGCGGTGCAGGAGGCGTGGCTGCGGGTCAGCCGCGCCGACACCGACAAGGTGGAGAATCCGGCCGGGTGGTTGACCACGATCGTCGCCCGGGTCTGCCTGAACATGCTCGAAGCACGCCGGGCCCGCCGTGAGGAGCCGGTCGGGGCGCTGCCACCCGAGCCAGCCACACCGCACGCCACCACCCCAACCGGCCCGGTCGACCCCGAGGACGAGGCGCTGCTGGCCGACTCGGTCGGTGTCGCACTGATGGTGGTCCTGGACACGCTGACTCCCGCCGAACGGCTCGCGTTCGTCCTGCACGATGTCTTCGACGTGTCGTTCGCGGAAATCGGTGCCATCGTCGACCGCTCCCCGGCCGCGGCCCGGCAACTGGCCAGCCGGGCCCGCCGCCGGGTGCAGGGAGCGGCTGCCGCGTCCGACGCCGCACGCTCCCGCAAGCGGGACGTCATCGCCGCCTTCCTGGCCGCCTCCCGCAACGGAGATTTCGACGCCCTGCTCACGCTGCTCGACCCGGACGCCGTGACCGGTGGGGCCCAGGGCGCCCACGCGGTGGCGGCAACCTTCGCCGGACGAGCCCAGGCCGCCCGGCCCGCCCTGGTCAACGGCGTTCCGGCGGCCGTCTATGCGTACCGCGGCCTGCCGAAGGCCGTCTTCACGTTCACCATCAGCAACGACAAGATCACCAGCATCGCCATCGACGCCGACCCGGATCGGCTCCGCGACCTCGACATCGTCTTTCTCAGCACCGGCGACAGGGAGCGGGGATGA
- a CDS encoding DUF397 domain-containing protein, translating to MDLTGARWRKSSRSGSSGGNCVEVADNLPGRVLVRDTKNRDGGTLTFAPDAWRAFVGLAKQH from the coding sequence ATGGATCTGACCGGCGCCAGGTGGCGTAAGTCCTCTCGCAGCGGCTCCAGTGGCGGCAACTGCGTGGAGGTCGCGGACAACCTGCCCGGCCGCGTGCTGGTCCGCGACACCAAGAACCGCGACGGCGGCACCCTGACCTTCGCCCCGGACGCGTGGCGCGCGTTTGTCGGCCTGGCAAAGCAGCACTGA
- a CDS encoding TIGR03557 family F420-dependent LLM class oxidoreductase: MQIGYKLSSEAFGPEEIIRQAIRAEEVGFDFVEMSDHYHPWLDIQGHSSFTWTVLGAVAARTRTVGLVTGVTCPTMRYHPAIIAQAAATLAIVSGNRFTLGVGAGERLNEHVVGLGFPSVRGRHERLREALEIINLLWSGGYHSYEGKHLQLEDARVFDLPETLPLIAVAASGPASAKIAGELGTALFAVEPQAEIIEHYRQAGGDGPRYAEVNLAWATDEQQAVQAALTSSRWAVTGWKVMSELPNPVNFDAASKWVDEDDIRRQYTVGPDPEAHVRAVQGYLDAGYDRLVLLNAGPDPDGFLDFFERDLADRIRSLKPSGSAT; the protein is encoded by the coding sequence ATGCAGATCGGGTACAAGCTCTCCTCGGAGGCGTTCGGGCCGGAGGAGATCATCCGGCAGGCGATCCGGGCCGAGGAGGTCGGCTTCGACTTCGTGGAGATGAGCGACCACTACCACCCGTGGCTGGACATCCAGGGGCACTCGTCGTTCACCTGGACCGTGCTCGGCGCCGTCGCCGCCCGTACCCGGACCGTCGGCCTGGTCACCGGCGTCACCTGTCCGACGATGCGCTACCACCCGGCGATCATCGCCCAGGCGGCGGCAACCCTGGCGATCGTCTCCGGCAACCGTTTCACCCTCGGTGTCGGTGCCGGCGAGCGGCTGAACGAGCACGTGGTGGGCCTGGGCTTTCCGAGCGTGCGGGGTCGACACGAACGGCTGCGCGAGGCACTGGAGATCATCAACCTACTCTGGTCGGGCGGGTACCACTCGTACGAGGGCAAGCACCTCCAGTTGGAGGACGCGCGGGTCTTCGACCTGCCGGAGACCCTGCCGCTGATCGCGGTCGCCGCCAGCGGACCGGCCTCGGCGAAGATCGCCGGGGAACTCGGCACCGCCCTGTTCGCGGTCGAACCGCAGGCCGAGATCATCGAGCACTACCGACAGGCCGGTGGCGACGGCCCCCGCTACGCCGAGGTCAACCTCGCCTGGGCGACCGACGAGCAACAGGCGGTGCAGGCGGCCCTGACCAGCAGCCGGTGGGCGGTCACCGGTTGGAAGGTGATGAGCGAGCTGCCCAACCCGGTCAACTTCGACGCCGCCAGCAAGTGGGTCGACGAGGACGACATCCGCCGGCAGTACACCGTCGGTCCGGACCCGGAGGCACACGTACGGGCGGTGCAGGGCTATCTCGACGCCGGTTATGACCGGTTGGTGCTGCTCAACGCCGGCCCGGACCCGGACGGCTTCCTCGACTTCTTCGAACGCGACCTGGCCGACCGGATCCGGTCGCTCAAGCCGTCCGGCTCCGCCACCTGA
- a CDS encoding alpha/beta fold hydrolase yields MTTPQTHTLAIAGVDLVYDVRGPLPPSGGRPALLMIGQPMTASGFEALAAHFTDRTVVTYDPRGLGRSIRKDGRSDHTPQQQAADLHLLIEALGAGPVEVFASSGGAVTALELVAAYPGDVVTLVAHEPPINAVLPDATAAERARAGFHEAYQAKGNGAGMAAFILMTSWQGEFTDAYFAQPTPDPAMFGMSTEDDGNRDDPLLSKNSWAITDYRPDASVLTAAPTRIVIAVGEESAGTYTARTAGGTAALLGQEATVFPSHHGGFLGGQFGYAGKPEEFAARLREVLDAG; encoded by the coding sequence ATGACAACTCCGCAGACACATACCCTCGCCATTGCAGGCGTCGACCTGGTCTACGACGTGCGCGGTCCGCTGCCCCCGTCCGGCGGGCGCCCCGCCCTGCTCATGATCGGACAGCCGATGACGGCGAGCGGTTTCGAGGCGCTCGCCGCCCACTTCACTGACCGTACGGTGGTCACCTATGACCCGCGTGGGCTGGGGCGGAGCATCCGCAAGGACGGGCGGTCCGACCACACACCGCAGCAGCAGGCCGCCGACCTGCACCTGCTGATCGAGGCGCTCGGTGCCGGGCCGGTCGAGGTGTTCGCCAGCAGCGGCGGTGCGGTGACCGCACTGGAACTGGTCGCGGCGTACCCCGGCGACGTTGTGACGCTGGTGGCGCACGAGCCGCCGATCAACGCGGTGCTCCCCGACGCCACGGCCGCCGAGCGCGCCCGCGCGGGCTTCCACGAGGCGTACCAGGCGAAGGGCAACGGCGCGGGAATGGCCGCGTTCATCCTGATGACCTCGTGGCAGGGCGAGTTCACCGACGCCTATTTCGCCCAGCCCACGCCCGACCCGGCGATGTTCGGCATGTCGACCGAGGACGACGGCAACCGCGACGATCCGCTGCTGTCGAAGAACTCGTGGGCGATCACCGACTACCGCCCGGACGCGAGCGTGCTCACCGCCGCTCCGACCCGGATCGTGATCGCGGTCGGCGAGGAGTCGGCGGGGACCTACACCGCGCGTACGGCCGGGGGCACTGCGGCGTTGCTCGGCCAGGAGGCGACGGTGTTCCCGAGCCACCACGGCGGCTTCCTCGGTGGTCAGTTCGGTTACGCGGGCAAGCCCGAGGAGTTCGCGGCGAGGCTGCGCGAGGTGCTGGACGCGGGCTGA
- a CDS encoding NUDIX hydrolase, whose amino-acid sequence MTVIDKIAWIRIENSAILSTRSHGKDVYYLPGGKREPGETDLATLVREIDEELRVAITPESVTPVGTFEAQAHGHAEGITVRMTCYAADYRGVLTASNEIAEVAWLGYADRDRVSPVDQIIFDRLHESGQLA is encoded by the coding sequence GTGACCGTCATTGACAAGATCGCGTGGATCCGGATCGAGAACAGCGCCATCCTCAGCACCCGCAGCCACGGCAAGGACGTCTACTACCTGCCCGGCGGGAAGCGCGAGCCCGGCGAGACCGACCTGGCCACCCTGGTCCGCGAGATCGACGAGGAACTCCGGGTGGCGATCACACCGGAGAGCGTCACCCCGGTCGGGACCTTCGAGGCCCAGGCCCACGGGCACGCCGAGGGCATCACCGTCCGGATGACCTGCTACGCCGCCGACTACCGGGGCGTACTCACGGCCAGTAACGAAATCGCCGAGGTGGCCTGGCTCGGGTACGCCGACCGGGACCGGGTCTCCCCCGTGGACCAGATCATCTTCGACCGGCTGCACGAGAGCGGTCAGCTCGCCTGA
- a CDS encoding YciI family protein, translated as MGWFGPLSAISRLGGVQYFVYGRDRPGSFGLKRSLNAEHWSFMDSYADRLIARGPTLTGDGEEAETTGSLHIVDQPDALAAHKFAYEEPYHRAGVFGSILLYGFVNVLGRTMWDFTEAVDGYGRFLVIARGEPGPQPVPPKHTIVYGDLLALDGETHLGRAALLEAPDREAAAASLPTGGEGRTEVHYWRFGGRPGTR; from the coding sequence GTGGGCTGGTTCGGGCCGCTGTCGGCGATCTCTAGGCTGGGCGGCGTGCAGTATTTCGTCTACGGCCGCGACCGCCCCGGTTCCTTCGGGCTCAAGAGAAGCCTGAACGCCGAACACTGGTCCTTCATGGATTCGTACGCCGACAGACTGATCGCCCGTGGGCCGACCCTGACCGGTGATGGTGAGGAGGCGGAGACAACGGGCAGCCTGCACATCGTCGACCAGCCCGATGCGCTGGCTGCCCACAAGTTCGCGTACGAGGAGCCGTACCACCGGGCCGGGGTGTTCGGCTCGATCCTGCTGTACGGGTTCGTCAACGTCCTCGGCCGTACGATGTGGGACTTCACCGAAGCGGTCGACGGCTACGGCCGGTTCCTCGTTATTGCCCGGGGTGAACCAGGCCCCCAACCGGTCCCCCCGAAACACACGATCGTGTACGGCGATCTACTCGCCCTGGACGGCGAAACACACCTCGGCCGGGCGGCTCTGCTGGAGGCACCGGACCGCGAAGCTGCGGCGGCCTCGTTGCCGACAGGTGGCGAAGGCCGTACGGAAGTTCATTACTGGCGCTTCGGCGGCAGACCGGGGACGCGCTGA
- a CDS encoding helix-turn-helix domain-containing protein, with amino-acid sequence MADVPGPLAEFIVGEIRRARTASGQTQESFGKAAGFSASHVSSVENGTRALTMDFVRGADRASNTGGLYERLVLKFGAPSWFQPWRDAEQSADQLRAFQPNLIPGLLQTEDYARAVLRLDTTMSEAEVEQAVATRMERQAILDRDDPPHLVAVLDEVALHRFAEGCDKMLAAQLVHLLEMAQRPRVSVHVIPAGVGLHVGLSGPFVLVHRSEGGWVGYMENQLGGTVVHRAEQVASLLTRWESVRNEALPTRQSLDLIKEVVKPWI; translated from the coding sequence ATGGCGGACGTACCGGGTCCACTGGCCGAATTCATCGTTGGGGAGATCCGCCGGGCGAGGACCGCGTCCGGCCAGACACAGGAGTCGTTCGGCAAGGCCGCTGGTTTCAGCGCGTCACACGTCAGCTCGGTCGAGAACGGCACCCGAGCACTGACCATGGACTTCGTCCGTGGCGCCGATCGCGCGTCGAACACCGGCGGCCTGTACGAGCGGCTCGTGCTCAAGTTCGGCGCCCCGTCGTGGTTCCAGCCGTGGCGGGACGCCGAACAGTCGGCCGACCAACTCCGGGCTTTCCAGCCGAACCTGATTCCCGGCCTGCTCCAGACCGAGGACTACGCCCGCGCGGTGTTGCGTCTAGACACGACGATGAGCGAAGCGGAGGTAGAACAGGCCGTGGCGACCCGGATGGAGCGGCAGGCGATCCTGGACCGGGACGACCCGCCGCACCTCGTGGCCGTGCTCGACGAGGTTGCGCTGCACCGCTTCGCCGAGGGCTGCGACAAGATGCTCGCGGCCCAACTCGTGCACCTGCTGGAGATGGCGCAGCGACCACGGGTCAGCGTGCACGTCATCCCGGCCGGCGTCGGCCTACATGTCGGGCTGAGCGGCCCGTTCGTCCTGGTACACAGGTCGGAGGGCGGCTGGGTCGGGTACATGGAGAATCAGCTCGGCGGCACGGTCGTGCATCGGGCCGAGCAGGTGGCCAGCCTGCTGACAAGGTGGGAGAGCGTCCGGAACGAGGCTCTGCCGACGCGTCAGTCTCTCGATCTGATCAAGGAAGTGGTGAAGCCATGGATCTGA
- a CDS encoding TetR/AcrR family transcriptional regulator C-terminal domain-containing protein translates to MSTSEPRSGRDAPPRDRGRRTRGLILEQAAALFAARGYDGVGVAEIAAAAGAHANQITYYFGSKDALFVHTAFRLLLRDAARLEPVGRRQRTPEAFRTAMARTALALPAVPTAVRAMSITRQRPELRPLAEQSLTLLFGKAQRYLTTILERRGWEIDRPADVETRTFWSAVLGARLISESGFGGRSDEIDLAGVLTVRGKAGAYDAERDRH, encoded by the coding sequence ATGTCCACCTCCGAGCCGCGCTCCGGCCGCGACGCCCCACCCAGGGACCGCGGTCGGCGTACCCGTGGATTGATCCTCGAACAGGCCGCGGCGCTGTTCGCGGCGCGGGGCTACGACGGCGTCGGTGTCGCCGAGATCGCCGCCGCGGCCGGCGCGCACGCGAACCAGATCACCTACTACTTCGGTTCCAAGGACGCGCTGTTCGTGCACACGGCGTTCCGGTTGCTACTGCGCGACGCCGCACGACTGGAGCCGGTCGGGCGGCGGCAGCGTACGCCGGAGGCGTTCCGGACGGCGATGGCGCGTACGGCACTCGCGCTGCCGGCGGTGCCGACCGCCGTCCGGGCGATGTCGATCACCCGTCAGCGCCCGGAGCTGCGGCCACTGGCCGAGCAGAGCCTCACCCTGCTGTTCGGAAAGGCGCAGCGGTACCTCACCACGATCCTGGAGCGCCGGGGGTGGGAGATCGACCGGCCCGCCGACGTCGAGACCCGTACGTTCTGGAGCGCCGTCCTCGGCGCGCGCCTGATCTCGGAGTCCGGGTTCGGAGGCCGATCCGACGAGATCGACCTCGCCGGGGTGCTCACCGTACGCGGAAAGGCCGGCGCCTACGATGCCGAGCGTGACCGTCATTGA
- a CDS encoding hemerythrin domain-containing protein, with translation MSNDAIVLLKQDHKEIKALFNEFQQAGENATKKKGDIVDRILELLTVHTYIENECMYPETRKLLPDLEDDVLESYEEHHVADVLCLELAAMKPEDERFDAKTMVLIENVTHHIEEEEEEWFPKVREGLGRKKLQEIGERMIELKKKAPRKPTEPKAMKKAVDAVTA, from the coding sequence ATGTCGAACGACGCGATTGTTCTGCTCAAGCAGGATCACAAAGAGATCAAGGCATTGTTCAACGAATTCCAGCAGGCCGGCGAGAATGCCACCAAGAAAAAGGGCGACATCGTCGACCGCATTCTCGAACTGCTGACCGTGCACACCTACATCGAGAACGAGTGCATGTACCCGGAGACCCGCAAGCTGCTGCCGGATCTCGAGGACGACGTGCTGGAATCTTACGAGGAGCACCACGTGGCGGACGTACTCTGCCTCGAACTTGCCGCGATGAAGCCCGAGGACGAGCGCTTCGACGCCAAGACGATGGTGTTGATCGAGAATGTCACGCACCACATCGAGGAGGAGGAAGAGGAGTGGTTCCCGAAGGTGCGTGAGGGGCTCGGCCGAAAGAAGCTCCAGGAGATCGGCGAACGCATGATCGAGCTGAAGAAGAAGGCGCCCCGCAAGCCCACCGAGCCGAAGGCGATGAAAAAGGCCGTGGACGCGGTCACCGCCTGA
- a CDS encoding VOC family protein, whose translation MSLSVSAIMLGVKDLDRAKKFYAEGLGFKIDKDTRNFVSFSLGEGALQLALYEWDAAAQDAGVSAEGSGFRGASFHLNPDSREVVDETIRNAVTAGGSVVREAAAAQWGGYFGYFSDPDGYLWKITTYAS comes from the coding sequence GTGTCACTGTCGGTGAGCGCCATCATGCTCGGTGTTAAGGACCTGGACCGCGCCAAGAAGTTCTACGCCGAAGGTCTGGGCTTCAAGATCGACAAGGATACCCGCAACTTCGTCTCGTTCAGCCTGGGCGAGGGAGCCCTACAACTGGCTCTCTACGAATGGGACGCGGCGGCACAGGACGCAGGCGTCTCCGCGGAGGGGTCCGGCTTCCGGGGCGCCTCGTTCCACCTCAACCCCGACTCCAGGGAGGTGGTGGACGAGACCATCCGCAATGCGGTGACCGCCGGCGGTAGCGTGGTCAGAGAGGCAGCGGCCGCCCAATGGGGCGGGTACTTCGGCTACTTCAGCGACCCTGACGGCTACCTGTGGAAGATCACCACCTACGCCTCCTGA
- a CDS encoding YdeI/OmpD-associated family protein, whose product MKFRTLVEPPEPMRGLEVPPDVVEALGGGARPPVTITVNGHSWRSRVAIMRGRHLLGLSNANRQAAGVAIGDEVEVELKLDTEPRVVVEPTDFARALDDDPIARAAYDNLAYSHKREHVRAIESAKKPETRQRRIEKAIATLRG is encoded by the coding sequence GTGAAGTTTCGTACCCTCGTCGAGCCGCCCGAGCCCATGCGGGGGCTGGAAGTGCCGCCCGATGTGGTGGAGGCGCTCGGCGGGGGCGCCCGGCCGCCGGTGACGATCACGGTCAACGGGCATTCCTGGAGGAGCCGAGTCGCCATCATGCGCGGTCGCCACCTGCTCGGCCTCAGCAACGCCAACCGGCAGGCCGCGGGCGTCGCGATCGGCGACGAGGTCGAGGTCGAGCTGAAACTCGACACCGAGCCACGCGTCGTCGTCGAGCCGACGGACTTCGCCCGAGCCCTGGACGACGACCCGATCGCCCGCGCCGCGTACGACAATCTGGCGTACAGCCACAAGCGTGAGCACGTACGCGCGATCGAGAGCGCGAAGAAGCCCGAGACACGCCAGCGGCGTATCGAGAAGGCCATCGCCACCCTGCGGGGCTGA
- a CDS encoding VOC family protein, which translates to MILGPDERPDLFRTEVKLSYCTLAVHDLDQSLRFYRDVLGFQVRDDVEFEGMRWVSVSAPSQPDVQIVLEPPGVHRGATPADQQAIRDLMANGLLGRLVFVTDDCDATFERVEAAGAEVMQEPIDQPSGVRDCAFCDPSGNLLRFTQPAADSPGNRVTPSAGVSTGHSTQNCLPPAVVSPA; encoded by the coding sequence ATGATTCTCGGGCCGGACGAGAGACCGGACCTGTTCCGGACGGAGGTCAAGCTCTCGTATTGCACGCTCGCCGTCCACGATCTTGACCAGTCGCTCCGCTTCTACCGCGACGTACTCGGCTTCCAGGTACGCGATGACGTCGAATTCGAGGGGATGCGGTGGGTGAGTGTCAGCGCGCCGTCGCAGCCGGACGTGCAGATCGTCCTCGAACCACCCGGCGTCCACCGGGGCGCCACGCCGGCCGACCAGCAGGCGATCAGGGACCTCATGGCCAACGGACTGCTGGGCCGTCTCGTGTTCGTGACCGACGACTGCGACGCCACCTTCGAGCGCGTCGAGGCCGCGGGCGCCGAAGTGATGCAGGAACCGATCGACCAGCCCTCCGGCGTCCGCGACTGTGCCTTCTGTGATCCCTCCGGAAACCTGCTGCGCTTCACCCAACCCGCGGCCGATAGTCCCGGCAATCGCGTCACGCCGAGCGCAGGCGTTTCGACCGGGCATAGCACCCAGAATTGTCTCCCGCCGGCCGTAGTCTCACCGGCATGA
- a CDS encoding DUF4235 domain-containing protein, with protein MGKTVNKMAYKPVGILLGVAAGALAGMVFKQVWKTAAGDGDAPNATDEDRGWGEILAAAAIQGAIFAVVKAAVDRGGAVGVRRVTGSWPT; from the coding sequence ATGGGCAAGACGGTCAACAAGATGGCGTACAAACCGGTGGGAATCCTGCTCGGTGTCGCGGCCGGTGCACTCGCCGGCATGGTGTTCAAGCAGGTCTGGAAGACGGCGGCCGGTGACGGCGACGCGCCCAACGCCACCGACGAGGACCGTGGCTGGGGCGAGATCCTCGCCGCCGCCGCCATCCAGGGCGCGATCTTCGCGGTGGTCAAGGCGGCCGTCGACCGGGGTGGTGCGGTCGGCGTACGTCGGGTCACCGGTAGCTGGCCCACCTGA
- a CDS encoding putative quinol monooxygenase: MPTVAFLARFKVKPGKAADLIAGFRPAIEQAEQEPGTLFYALHRSKDDSELFWISELYADDSAFAVHHGSAVMAAVRPVIAELVAESEQVFGAAVYGKGVPA, encoded by the coding sequence ATGCCGACCGTCGCGTTTCTTGCCCGATTCAAGGTTAAGCCAGGGAAGGCAGCGGACCTGATCGCCGGTTTCCGACCTGCGATCGAGCAGGCGGAGCAGGAACCGGGCACGCTGTTCTACGCTCTGCACCGGTCCAAGGACGATTCCGAGCTGTTCTGGATCTCCGAGCTCTACGCAGACGACTCTGCCTTCGCCGTTCACCACGGGAGCGCTGTGATGGCCGCAGTCAGGCCGGTGATAGCGGAGCTCGTCGCCGAGTCGGAACAGGTCTTCGGCGCGGCTGTGTATGGGAAGGGCGTACCGGCCTGA
- a CDS encoding DUF2188 domain-containing protein, producing MSRSEYHVVPDGSRWKVEQGSSGFGTFATKQEAVDKGRETARANQPSQLVLHTTDGKIETEYTYQDDPYPPKG from the coding sequence ATGAGCCGCAGCGAGTACCACGTCGTACCGGACGGCAGTCGCTGGAAGGTCGAGCAGGGGTCGAGCGGGTTCGGCACCTTCGCCACCAAGCAGGAGGCCGTCGACAAGGGCCGCGAGACCGCGCGGGCGAACCAGCCGAGCCAGCTCGTGCTGCACACCACCGACGGGAAGATCGAAACCGAGTACACCTACCAGGACGATCCGTACCCGCCGAAGGGCTGA
- a CDS encoding TIGR03557 family F420-dependent LLM class oxidoreductase encodes MRIGYFLSSEEYTPAELLEQARGAERAGFEALWISDHYHPWVDAQGQSPFVWSTIGALSQVCRLPVTTAVTCPTVRIHPAVIAQAAATSAVLHEGRFVLGIGSGEALNEHIFGDAWPSADVRLEMLEESVEVIRELWKGEFTNHHGKHYTVEHARIYTRPEQPPAIYVSGFGPKSVDLAARIGDGYMSTSPDPDLVKRFRDGGGGDKPCQAGFKAAYAATEDEGARIAYERWPNAGVPGELSQVLPSPRHFEQASELVTEDMVRKAFVCGSDPDAHLEMIDKYAKAGFDEIYVANTGPHYQGLFDLYAKHVLPALRDQRR; translated from the coding sequence ATGCGCATCGGGTACTTCCTTTCCAGCGAGGAATACACCCCCGCCGAGTTGCTGGAGCAGGCGCGGGGCGCCGAGCGGGCGGGCTTCGAGGCACTCTGGATCTCCGACCACTACCACCCGTGGGTGGACGCCCAGGGGCAGAGCCCGTTCGTCTGGTCGACGATCGGCGCGCTGAGCCAGGTCTGCCGGCTGCCGGTGACCACCGCCGTCACCTGCCCGACCGTACGGATCCACCCGGCGGTCATCGCCCAGGCGGCGGCGACGAGCGCGGTCCTGCACGAGGGTCGGTTCGTGCTCGGCATCGGCAGCGGCGAGGCACTCAACGAGCACATCTTCGGTGACGCGTGGCCCAGCGCGGACGTACGGCTGGAGATGCTGGAAGAGTCCGTGGAGGTCATCCGCGAGCTGTGGAAGGGCGAGTTCACCAACCACCACGGCAAGCACTACACGGTGGAACATGCTCGGATCTACACCCGGCCGGAGCAGCCGCCGGCCATCTACGTCTCCGGGTTCGGCCCGAAGTCGGTGGATCTGGCGGCCCGGATCGGTGACGGTTACATGAGCACCTCCCCCGACCCCGACCTCGTCAAGCGCTTCCGGGACGGTGGCGGCGGCGACAAGCCGTGCCAGGCCGGCTTCAAGGCGGCGTACGCGGCGACCGAGGACGAGGGTGCGCGGATCGCGTACGAGCGTTGGCCGAACGCCGGGGTGCCCGGCGAGTTGTCCCAGGTGCTGCCGTCGCCCCGGCACTTCGAGCAGGCGTCCGAGCTGGTCACCGAGGACATGGTGCGCAAGGCGTTCGTCTGCGGCAGCGATCCGGACGCCCACCTGGAGATGATCGACAAGTACGCCAAGGCGGGCTTCGACGAGATCTACGTCGCCAACACCGGTCCGCACTACCAGGGGCTTTTCGACCTGTACGCCAAGCACGTACTGCCGGCGCTGCGCGATCAACGACGCTGA